In a genomic window of Leisingera caerulea DSM 24564:
- a CDS encoding histidine phosphatase family protein: MRFPKIWLLRHGQTEWNAERRIQGQLESPLTPLGVQHARRQAALMAPVMAQSPACYASPLGRAQQTADIALGGAPFVTDPRLAEAFAGDFQGMTLDEVAAQYPQVHGNNPRNLDLFCEAPGGEGYDSFHGRILDFMQSLTGPSVVVAHGLLGQVMRGIVCGLSRDRMAALPNGQGCVYVLENGAETVLE; encoded by the coding sequence ATGCGATTTCCGAAAATCTGGCTGCTGCGGCACGGGCAGACCGAATGGAACGCCGAGCGGCGCATCCAGGGGCAGCTGGAATCACCGCTGACGCCGCTGGGGGTTCAGCACGCCCGCCGCCAGGCCGCGCTGATGGCGCCGGTGATGGCGCAGAGCCCGGCCTGCTATGCCTCGCCCCTGGGCCGGGCGCAGCAGACGGCGGATATCGCCCTGGGCGGCGCGCCGTTTGTGACCGATCCCCGCCTGGCGGAGGCTTTTGCCGGGGATTTCCAAGGCATGACGCTGGATGAGGTCGCAGCGCAGTACCCGCAGGTTCACGGGAACAACCCGCGCAATCTGGACCTGTTCTGCGAAGCGCCGGGCGGCGAGGGGTATGACAGTTTTCATGGCCGCATCCTGGACTTCATGCAGTCGCTGACCGGCCCGTCGGTGGTGGTGGCGCATGGGTTGCTGGGGCAGGTGATGCGCGGCATTGTCTGCGGGCTGAGCCGGGACCGGATGGCGGCGCTGCCGAACGGGCAGGGCTGCGTGTATGTGCTGGAAAACGGGGCAGAGACGGTTCTGGAGTGA
- a CDS encoding alpha/beta fold hydrolase produces the protein MPASPQSGSLQVNGQQIAYTLRGGGPPLLLLHGFPQTKEMWEDTAPALARRFTVVTADLRGYGASSKPEGMEAMSFRNMAADQLALMQTLGFPRFHLAGHDRGGRTAHRLALDAPEAVASLTVMDIIPTHLLLDQLTHQVARAYYHWFFLAQPAPLPERMIGADPQAYFESCLLGWGGASLSDFPPTALAAHRRAWDDPACVHAMCNDYRAAIGVDFHDDARDLGRKVHCPALVLYGADGAMAKAYDVAATWAPRLQDMTAQGVPGGHFFIDSSARETAAALLEFLTPLPSL, from the coding sequence ATGCCAGCATCACCTCAATCCGGCAGCCTGCAGGTGAACGGCCAGCAGATTGCCTATACCTTGCGCGGCGGCGGCCCGCCGCTGCTGCTGCTGCACGGCTTCCCGCAAACCAAGGAAATGTGGGAGGACACCGCCCCGGCCCTCGCCCGCCGCTTCACCGTGGTGACGGCGGATCTGCGCGGTTACGGCGCCAGTTCCAAGCCCGAAGGCATGGAGGCCATGAGCTTCCGCAACATGGCTGCCGACCAGCTGGCGCTGATGCAGACGCTGGGGTTTCCCCGTTTCCACCTGGCGGGCCATGACCGCGGCGGGCGCACCGCGCACCGGCTGGCGCTCGACGCGCCGGAGGCGGTGGCCAGCCTGACTGTGATGGACATCATCCCGACCCACCTGCTGCTGGACCAGCTGACGCATCAAGTGGCGCGCGCCTATTACCACTGGTTCTTCCTCGCCCAGCCCGCGCCGCTGCCGGAACGGATGATCGGCGCCGATCCGCAGGCCTATTTCGAAAGCTGCCTGCTGGGCTGGGGCGGTGCATCCCTGTCTGATTTCCCGCCCACGGCGCTGGCAGCCCACCGCCGCGCCTGGGACGATCCCGCCTGCGTCCATGCCATGTGCAACGACTACCGCGCCGCCATCGGCGTCGATTTTCACGACGATGCCCGCGACCTGGGCCGCAAGGTGCACTGCCCGGCGCTGGTTCTTTACGGCGCAGACGGCGCCATGGCCAAGGCCTATGACGTCGCCGCGACCTGGGCGCCGCGCCTGCAGGACATGACCGCGCAAGGCGTCCCGGGCGGGCACTTCTTCATTGACAGCAGCGCCCGCGAAACCGCTGCCGCGCTGCTGGAGTTTCTCACCCCCCTGCCGTCCCTGTAG
- a CDS encoding nuclear transport factor 2 family protein codes for MTIEILTDGPRLAEFLALETTVWEALAAGDPAADARMLTEDFLGVYPSGFSDKASHCAQLQSGPVMADYRLSDAQMRVLTPEAVLLSYRAAYRPAGSGDWKQMLISSLWEKDEHGWRNSFSQDTPEPAG; via the coding sequence ATGACGATTGAGATTCTCACTGACGGCCCGCGGCTCGCCGAATTCCTGGCCCTGGAAACAACGGTATGGGAGGCGCTGGCGGCGGGCGACCCTGCCGCGGACGCCCGGATGCTGACGGAGGATTTCCTGGGCGTCTACCCCAGCGGCTTTTCGGACAAGGCAAGCCACTGCGCGCAGCTGCAGAGCGGGCCGGTGATGGCGGACTACCGCCTCAGCGATGCCCAGATGCGCGTCCTTACGCCGGAGGCTGTTCTGCTGTCCTACCGCGCCGCCTACCGTCCGGCTGGCAGCGGGGACTGGAAACAGATGCTGATTTCCTCGCTCTGGGAGAAGGACGAACACGGCTGGCGCAACAGTTTCAGCCAGGACACGCCGGAACCGGCAGGCTGA
- a CDS encoding site-specific integrase, giving the protein MPTAKQQAKEQIEFPRYMAAYSRQNRVAFKYLRDVPKALQPLLGRKRWDLSLGSKFDQAKVKCEAYTKEHDRIIALLKDSESRSDVIRRGIEDFSAAKLRDDIEDYPDSFALSWRDTEEHLIGAAKLSPQYERESLAAFAWQAFGDRSHIDQIKEPSPVLKEALSLPVATPPDGGDTMSQALYAAMQTVLNDRLSELVGKSKESDAYRLSSLRERYFKLNNSSAATMRSYRGKIDAMTDKLGDLPLHQFTPEKLRLYRDHLLEEGLKPDSVAQYFAPVKAIMRWAISEELVPGFDAMPTDKVKMPRNDTPVEESRWQRFDDDEIKHVWGLVQEAWGPESKYTPERQEAFKWAFRVALYTAARPVEIFRMKPENVMPDFITMTTGDVKTRISRKLPLTKHLSGFFEFMQDGGWNLGKAKPESVAGTMSDSFTKSIRAAGFTNDRQVLYSTKDTLVDRLQRAGHSDDIIRGITGHVSGQGQLRNYKTRLNDTPEGLAMLRTALDAITYW; this is encoded by the coding sequence ATGCCGACCGCCAAACAGCAGGCTAAAGAACAAATCGAGTTCCCCAGATACATGGCGGCATACTCCCGCCAAAACCGGGTGGCATTCAAATATCTGCGCGACGTTCCAAAAGCCCTACAGCCTCTTCTTGGGCGAAAGAGATGGGACCTGTCGCTTGGAAGCAAATTCGATCAAGCAAAGGTCAAATGTGAGGCGTACACCAAAGAACATGACCGCATCATTGCTCTACTCAAAGACAGTGAATCCCGCTCTGATGTGATCAGGCGTGGCATAGAAGATTTCTCCGCGGCCAAGCTCCGCGATGACATAGAAGACTATCCCGACTCTTTCGCCCTTTCGTGGCGCGACACGGAGGAACACTTAATAGGCGCGGCCAAGTTGTCGCCGCAGTACGAAAGGGAGTCCCTCGCCGCATTTGCGTGGCAAGCGTTCGGGGACCGGTCGCACATTGACCAGATCAAAGAACCCTCACCCGTCCTGAAAGAGGCTCTCTCCTTGCCGGTGGCAACACCTCCTGATGGGGGCGATACCATGTCACAAGCTCTCTACGCGGCCATGCAGACTGTCTTGAATGACCGACTTTCCGAACTCGTAGGTAAGTCCAAGGAAAGTGACGCCTATCGTCTTTCATCCCTTCGAGAGCGCTACTTCAAGCTCAATAATTCAAGCGCGGCGACCATGCGGAGCTACCGCGGCAAGATCGACGCAATGACGGACAAACTGGGCGACTTACCGCTGCACCAGTTCACGCCAGAGAAACTGCGTCTCTATCGCGATCATCTGCTTGAAGAAGGTCTGAAACCGGATTCAGTGGCGCAATATTTCGCCCCCGTGAAAGCGATCATGCGATGGGCCATCTCTGAAGAACTGGTGCCCGGATTCGATGCGATGCCGACCGACAAAGTGAAAATGCCGCGCAATGACACCCCGGTCGAAGAGTCGCGGTGGCAACGGTTCGACGACGACGAAATCAAGCATGTGTGGGGGCTGGTTCAGGAAGCGTGGGGGCCAGAGTCCAAGTACACACCCGAAAGACAGGAAGCGTTCAAGTGGGCGTTCAGGGTGGCACTCTACACCGCCGCGCGACCAGTCGAGATATTCCGCATGAAGCCTGAAAACGTGATGCCGGACTTTATCACCATGACAACAGGCGATGTAAAAACCCGGATCAGCCGCAAGTTGCCTCTAACCAAACACCTTAGCGGCTTTTTCGAATTCATGCAGGACGGCGGATGGAATTTGGGCAAAGCCAAACCCGAGTCCGTCGCGGGGACCATGTCGGACTCCTTCACCAAGTCTATCAGAGCGGCTGGTTTCACTAATGACCGGCAGGTCTTGTACAGCACCAAAGACACGCTGGTGGACCGATTGCAGCGAGCTGGGCATTCTGATGATATTATTCGCGGGATAACGGGCCACGTCTCCGGACAAGGTCAGCTCCGGAACTATAAAACCCGCCTGAACGATACGCCAGAAGGTCTGGCTATGCTGAGAACCGCGCTAGACGCCATCACCTACTGGTGA
- a CDS encoding M20/M25/M40 family metallo-hydrolase: MALNDVLDRIDAELDAATERLMELLRIQSISTDPAYKAECDQAADWLVADLNSIGVKAEKRATPGHPMVVGHVGEDNTDVPHVLFYGHYDVQPVDPLELWNTPPFEPQLEDTPNGTVIRGRGASDDKGQLMTFVEACRAWKDVNGSLPCRITFFFEGEEESGSPSLIPFMEANAEELKADIALICDTSMVSRGVPSISSQLRGMLKDEFTVIGPRIDLHSGHYGGPGLNPLRVLSEVVASFYDNDTGRVAVEGFYEGVHEVPEDQLRQWQNCGFDEAEYLNSVGYTRPHGEKAYSTLEQQWARPTLEVNGLWGGYNGAGSKTVIPSEAHCKITCRLVGDMDPDALRSKIRKHVEDRLPVDASVRWDNDLEGSPASVMNISRPEFEAARGALSDEWQREAVFCGMGGSIPIAGYFKSILDMDAMLIGFANDDDAIHSPNEKYDLKSFHKGIRSWARVLDALSRK; encoded by the coding sequence ATGGCATTGAATGATGTTCTGGACCGGATCGACGCAGAGCTGGACGCCGCAACAGAGCGGCTGATGGAGCTGTTGCGGATCCAGTCGATTTCCACCGATCCGGCCTATAAGGCGGAGTGCGATCAGGCAGCAGACTGGCTGGTCGCGGATCTGAACTCTATCGGGGTCAAGGCAGAGAAACGCGCAACCCCGGGCCATCCGATGGTGGTGGGCCACGTGGGCGAGGACAACACCGATGTCCCGCATGTGCTGTTTTACGGCCATTATGATGTGCAGCCGGTCGATCCGCTGGAGCTGTGGAACACGCCGCCGTTTGAACCGCAGCTGGAAGACACCCCGAACGGCACCGTGATCCGCGGCCGCGGGGCGTCGGATGACAAGGGCCAGCTGATGACCTTTGTCGAGGCCTGCCGCGCCTGGAAGGACGTGAACGGCTCCCTGCCCTGCCGCATCACCTTCTTCTTCGAGGGCGAAGAGGAATCCGGCTCACCCTCGCTGATCCCCTTCATGGAGGCCAACGCCGAAGAGCTGAAAGCCGACATCGCGCTGATCTGCGACACTTCGATGGTGTCGCGCGGGGTGCCGTCGATCTCCTCGCAGCTGCGCGGCATGCTCAAGGATGAGTTCACCGTGATCGGCCCGCGCATCGACCTGCACTCCGGCCACTACGGCGGCCCCGGCCTGAACCCGCTGCGGGTGCTGTCGGAAGTCGTCGCCTCCTTCTATGACAATGACACCGGGCGCGTCGCGGTCGAAGGCTTCTATGAAGGCGTGCACGAGGTGCCCGAAGACCAGCTGCGCCAGTGGCAGAACTGCGGCTTTGACGAGGCCGAGTATCTGAACTCGGTCGGCTACACCCGCCCGCACGGCGAAAAAGCCTATTCCACCCTGGAACAGCAATGGGCCCGCCCGACGCTGGAGGTGAACGGCCTCTGGGGCGGCTACAACGGCGCGGGCTCCAAGACCGTGATTCCGTCGGAGGCGCACTGCAAGATCACCTGCCGCCTGGTCGGCGACATGGACCCGGACGCGCTGCGCAGCAAGATCCGCAAGCACGTCGAGGACCGCCTGCCGGTGGATGCCTCGGTGCGCTGGGACAACGACCTGGAAGGCTCGCCCGCCTCGGTTATGAACATCTCCCGCCCTGAATTCGAGGCCGCCCGCGGCGCGCTTTCGGACGAGTGGCAGCGCGAGGCGGTATTCTGCGGCATGGGCGGCTCAATCCCGATTGCCGGCTACTTCAAGTCGATCCTGGACATGGACGCGATGCTGATCGGCTTTGCCAATGACGACGACGCCATCCATTCGCCGAACGAGAAATACGACCTGAAGAGCTTCCACAAGGGCATCCGTTCCTGGGCCCGCGTGCTGGACGCCCTGTCCCGCAAGTAA